A genomic window from Brassica oleracea var. oleracea cultivar TO1000 chromosome C8, BOL, whole genome shotgun sequence includes:
- the LOC106310402 gene encoding 40S ribosomal protein S15a, giving the protein MVRISVLNDALKSMFNAEKRGKRQVMIRPSSKVIIKFLIVMQKHGYIGEFEYVDDHRSGKIVVELNGRLNKCGVISPRFDVGVKEIEGWTARLLPSRQFGYIVLTTSAGIMDHEEARRKNVGGKVLGFFY; this is encoded by the exons ATGGTGAGAATCAGTGTACTCAACGATGCTCTCAAGAGCATGTTCAATGCCGAGAAGCGTGGCAAGAGGCAGGTCATGATCAGGCCCTCCTCAAAAGTCATCATCAAGTTTCTCATCGTCATGCAGAAGCACG GTTACATTGGTGAGTTTGAGTATGTAGATGACCATCGTTCCGGCAAAATCGTTGTGGAGTTGAACGGGAGGTTGAACAAGTGTGGCGTTATCAGCCCGCGTTTTGATGTTGGTGTTAAGGAGATTGAAGGTTGGACTGCTCGTCTGCTTCCTTCCAGACAG TTCGGGTACATTGTGTTGACTACTTCAGCTGGGATCATGGACCATGAAGAAGCCAGGAGAAAGAATGTCGGAGGCAAGGTCCTCGGTTTCTTCTATTGA
- the LOC106311016 gene encoding 13S globulin basic chain-like isoform X1, translated as MPQPKMEDRDGFVLNCLEAPLDVDIKDGGRVVVLNTKNLPLVGEVGFGADLVQIDGHSMCSPGFSCDSALQVTYIVAGSGRVQVVGADGKRVLETHITAGSLFIVPRFFVVSKIADPEGMSWFSIVTTPDPIFTHLAGRTSVWKALSPEVLQAAFKVDPEVEESFRSKRTSDAIFFPPSN; from the exons ATGCCACAACCTAAGATGGAGGACCGTGATGGGTTTGTGCTGAACTGTTTGGAAGCTCCTCTTGATGTAGACATCAAGGACGGTGGGAGAGTTGTTGTCTTGAACACCAAGAACCTTCCTCTTGTTGGGGAGGTTGGGTTTGGTGCTGATCTTGTTCAGATCGATGGACATTCCATGTGCTCTCCTGGTTTCTCTTGTGACTCGGCTCTTCAAGTGACTTACATTGTTGCTGGTAGTGGAAGAGTCCAGGTGGTTGGTGCTGATGGGAAAAGAGTTCTTGAGACTCATATCACAGCTGGTTCTCTCTTCATTGTTCCAAGGTTCTTTGTGGTTTCAAAGATTGCTGATCCTGAAGGCATGTCTTGGTTCTCCATTGTGACTACTCCCGA TCCGATCTTCACACATTTGGCTGGGAGGACATCGGTTTGGAAGGCATTGTCCCCAGAGGTTTTGCAAGCTGCGTTTAAGGTTGATCCAGAGGTGGAGGAGTCCTTCCGCTCTAAGAGAACTTCGGACGCCATTTTCTTCCCTCCTTCCAACTGA
- the LOC106308399 gene encoding uncharacterized protein LOC106308399, translating to MLPEDNVLHTSLYKVKKFLKSFDIGYEKIHVGVNDCCLFIKELKKLDKCAKCKASRWKINQHTSEIKKCVPRKVLRYFPIIPWLKRMFRSEEMARNLRWHSSNQSSDGKLKHPVDSVTWKQMNDKYPTFAAEERNIRLGLSTDGFNPFNMQSKARTKRKRTVSVEEDCHIGDVSSESEAEEEDEVDEEELSRWKKRLIFFQLPYWEELPVRHNLDVMHMERNVAKSIVSTLLHCGNSKDGLNTRKDLEHLGIRKDLHPRAKGKRTYLLVAPWSLSKSEKKVLCKRLFDFKGPDGYCSNISRGVSVEECKVSGLKSHDYHVLMQQLLPVAVKGLLPKGPRLALLRMCAFFNRLCQRVMDIEQISKMEEKVVETLCMFESFFPPSFFDIMVHLTVHLGREARLCGPVHFRWMHMKILKDYVRNPARPEGCIAESYLAEECMRFCSEFLKKTTNVEDKLDRDTDYESQSILEEHPISAPRSINLSDMEKKMAHLAVLQNTSVVDPYVDFYKRQMQDVDVMQHICGIHMDAETHEETLKWLAYGPCSSARCQWAVRGNGVKVEDEYTLVNLNQCQVSFNRDPYILASQEKQVFYSREDDTSSWYIVLRGPSRRYNEAEEEDVNTDIRPLTWMLI from the exons ATGTTACCAGAGGATAACGTGTTGCATACATCACTGTACAAAGTGAAGAAGTTCTTGAAGTCTTTTGATATTGGTTATGAGAAGATTCATGTGGGTGTTAATGATTGCTGCCTGTTCATAAAGGAGTTGAAGAAGCTCGACAAATGTGCAAAGTGCAAGGCTTCAAGATGGAAGATTAACCAACACACTAGTGAGATCAAGAAATGTGTCCCACGGAAAGTATTAAGATACTTTCCAATAATCCCATGGCTGAAGAGGATGTTTAGGTCTGAAGAAATGGCCAGAAACCTAAGGTGGCATTCTAGTAACCAGAGCAGCGATGGGAAACTAAAACATCCCGTAGATTCTGTGACATGGAAACAGATGAATGACAAGTATCCCACATTTGCTGCCGAGGAAAGGAATATACGGCTGGGACTCTCCACGGATGGCTTTAATCCTTTCAACATGCAGAGCA AAGCTAGAACGAAGAGGAAAAGGACAGTCAGTGTTGAAGAAGACTGTCATATTGGGGATGTTTCCAGTGAATCCGAGGCAGAGGAAGAAGATGAAGTTGATGAGGAAGAGTTGTCAAGATGGAAGAAAAGGTTGATATTCTTTCAACTTCCTTATTGGGAG GAACTCCCCGTGAGGCATAACTTGGATGTAATGCACATGGAGCGAAACGTGGCAAAGAGCATTGTCTCAACGTTACTTCATTGTGGGAATTCAAAGGATGGTCTCAATACACGTAAAGATCTGGAACATCTTGGTATTAGGAAGGATCTGCACCCTAGGGCCAAAGGGAAAAGGACTTACCTGCTAGTAGCACCTTGGTCTTTGTCCAAGAGTGAGAAGAAAGTATTATGCAAGCGACTTTTTGATTTTAAAGGACCTGATGGATATTGTTCAAACATATCAAGGGGAGTTTCAGTGGAAGAGTGTAAGGTATCAGGTCTCAAATCACATGATTATCATGTGCTGATGCAACAGTTACTCCCGGTTGCAGTTAAAGGATTATTACCTAAAGGCCCGAGACTAGCATTATTACGAATGTGTGCATTCTTCAACCGCTTATGTCAGCGAGTTATGGATATAGAGCAGATTTCAAAAATGGAAGAAAAAGTTGTGGAAACTCTCTGTATGTTTGAGAGTTTTTTTCCTCCAAGCTTCTTCGACATAATGGTTCATTTAACAGTTCATCTTGGAAGGGAAGCTAGACTATGCGGTCCAGTCCACTTTCGTTGGAT GCACATGAAGATCCTGAAAGACTATGTTAGAAACCCTGCGAGGCCAGAGGGTTGTATTGCTGAGTCTTACCTAGCAGAAGAGTGCATGCGGTTCTGTAGTGAGTTTCTTAAAAAGACAACAAATGTGGAGGATAAATTAGATAGGGATACTGACTATGAGAGCCAGTCAATCCTAGAGGAACATCCAATATCGGCACCGAGATCAATTAATCTGTCTGACATGGAGAAGAAAATGGCCCACCTTGCTGTCCTTCAGAACACATCTGTTGTTGACCCTTACGTTGA TTTCTACAAGAGACAAATGCAAGATGTAGACGTGATGCAACATATTTGTGGA ATACATATGGATGCTGAAACACATGAAGAGACTCTAAAATGGTTGGCATATGGACCATGTAGTAGTGCAAG GTGTCAATGGGCAGTAAGAGGAAACGGAGTTAAGGTGGAAGATGAGTACACACTTGTTAACTTGAATCAGTGTCAAGTTTCCTTTAATAGGGATCCATACATATTAGCTTCTCAGGAAAAACAAGTATTTTACTCAAGGGAGGATGATACATCCAGCTGGTATATTGTCCTAAGAGGTCCATCAAGAAGATACAATGAAGCAGAAGAAGAAGATGTCAACACAGATATCAGACCATTGACATGGATGTTGATATAG
- the LOC106308400 gene encoding uncharacterized protein LOC106308400: MKHIARDPNARERVEFNDFGDPVGEGSVKLSSYLGPLVWEHVPVTFDDWRKISEEVKIVLWKFVQARFELDEEYQKNVVLRQMGCLWRASKSRLVTQIRCKATNQERMNLRPKNVNPVEWRKFVKCKTSPAFKAVSDKYKERRSKQIPHTCSRRGMVRLEEDMKQESGGVSKVSRLKVWVKSRTKKDQTPVNMIAAEKFAAELVDSGANSNSTNLSVDPLSVLLGPDNPGHLMAMGRNIGKTKLACFQVKKLFMAEMEEKQLGLMHHVNELQSEIARMKRQVKTQLLQEQSVNKRAQPKCVLVDWSGSDEDVAEGRVISSEPEDFVNDIPLGPLAVKVLVETAIKSDAFLWRPATGMCIVEQAVGEMIAWPANKCIISDQTMYSEDIPLRNPTAYSVNKCKLLSPWTTTDEVVAEGHWQCQEPKALVDRLPVGPNAVKVFVDVVHEPDTFLWRPRPEMTYLRDSVK; the protein is encoded by the exons ATGAAGCACATCGCCAGAGATCCAAATGCTAGAGAAAGAGTGGAGTTCAATGATTTTGGAGATCCTGTTGGTGAAGGATCAGTGAAGTTGTCTTCATACCTAGGTCCATTAGTGTGGGAGCATGTACCTGTCACATTTGATGATTGGAGGAAAATCAGTGAGGAAGTTAAAATTGTTCTATGGAAATTTGTTCAG GCAAGGTTTGAGCTTGATGAAGAGTACCAAAAGAATGTTGTGTTGAGGCAAATGGGATGTTTATGGAGGGCCTCAAAATCAAGACTTGTCACGCAGATAAGGTGTAAAGCTACTAACCAAGAGAGGATGAATCTAAGACCAAAGAATGTTAATCCAGTTGAATGGCGAAAATTTGTCAAGTGCAAAACCAGTCCAGCCTTTAAG GCTGTGAGTGATAAATACAAGGAGAGGAGAAGCAAACAAATTCCTCACACCTGTAGCCGTAGAGGAATGGTTAGGCTAGAAGAAGATATG AAACAAGAGAGTGGTGGAGTATCGAAAGTGAGTAGGCTTAAAGTGTGGGTCAAGTCACGTACAAAAAAAGATCAGACACCAGTCAATATGATTGCTGCAGAGAAGTTT GCAGCTGAGCTCGTTGATAGCGGTGCTAATTCTAATTCAACAAACCTTAGTGTTGATCCGCTTTCAGTACTATTAGGACCTGACAATCCTGGTCATTTGATGGCAATGGGAAGAAACATTGGGAAGACGAAGTTAGCTTGTTTTCAAGTGAAGAAACTGTTTATGGCTGAAATGGAAGAGAAGCAGCTTGGTTTGATGCACCATGTTAACGAGTTGCAATCTGAAATTGCTAGAATGAAGAGACAG GTGAAAACTCAGCTACTGCAAGAGCAG AGTGTTAACAAAAGAGCACAACCTAAGTGTGTGTTGGTTGATTGGTCTGGTTCTGATGAAGACGTTGCTGAGGGCCGTGTTATTTCATCTGAACCGGAAGACTTTGTGAATGATATCCCCTTAGGCCCTCTTGCTGTTAAAGTATTGGTCGAAACTGCAATCAAATCAGATGCATTTCTATGGAGGCCTGCAACCGGTATGTGTATTGTTGAGCAAGCGGTTGGCGAGATGATTGCATGGCCTGCCAATAAATGCATTATTTCAGACCAGACGATGTATTCTGAAGACATTCCTCTTAGG AACCCAACGGCGTATTCTGTCAACAAATGCAAACTCTTATCACCTTGGACAACTACTGACGAAGTTGTTGCTGAAGGCCATTGGCAGTGTCAAGAACCAAAAGCATTGGTTGATCGTCTCCCTGTTGGACCAAATGCAGTGAAAGTATTTGTGGATGTAGTGCATGAACCTGACACATTTCTATGGAGACCTAGACCAGAAATGACATACCTTCGGGATTCTGTTAAGTAG
- the LOC106308401 gene encoding uncharacterized protein LOC106308401: MAIKTDMSKAYDRVEWRFISQVLKRLGFHDKWITLIMQCVTTVSYSYLINDSAYGSVIPKRRIRQGDPLSSYLFILCGQVLSGLCQKGEREGTLQGVRVARNCPRVNHLLFADETMFFCQTSKSCYTKLKTILWEYEKASGQMINAAKSSITFSSKTPEEIKRNVKDHLGINNEGGSGKYLGLPEHFGRKKKDLFTSLVDRIRQRAQSLSTRRLSKAGKLTMLKAVLTAVPTYSMSCFELLVSLCKRIQSVLTRFWWDSPDGSRKMCWVAWETLTKPKAGGGLGLRDIQLFNQALLAKQAWRILTKPDSLLARILLGKYCHKKHFLDAMVPATCSHGWRSILHGRDLLKENLGKAIGNGQTTKLWKDSWISTKKHIKPYGPIPKEALDLTVSDLLTTEMTWNKRRIEELLPHVAMEIQLLQPSLSKTEDIYIWQPLPSGTYSTRSGYYVASMRKNDQRLPNQGPFDWIKDVWSAPCSPKMRIFIWSVIQRALPFGEQLQQRGIRDDALCHKCKGIESAMHTFFHCPFAQKVWNMIPLKHVVHLATGSSFRDAIVAFRQAICLPPTGVSNNILPWICWAIWTARNLAIFENRTLSPMEVAAKGIRLAREWNMAQDKDKATNNTLPRLHRTPRAPIVPAKLTIGKSDAAFDSRLYRAGFAWNFTDSAGSMINQGSRTQDFVGSPLIAEALALRSAILSAVNSEFKHLKMFSDNSTLVRAINNDTQVSEIFGIVKNIQQMTSAFVEISFSHLPRLQNIDADLLAKKTLRLSL; encoded by the coding sequence TCTAAAGCCTACGACAGAGTAGAATGGCGGTTCATCTCACAAGTACTGAAGAGGTTAGGGTTTCACGACAAATGGATCACTCTGATCATGCAATGCGTGACCACTGTATCCTATTCCTATCTAATTAACGACTCTGCTTATGGTTCTGTGATACCTAAGAGGAGAATTCGACAGGGAGATCCACTCTCCTCATACCTATTTATCCTATGTGGCCAAGTTCTTTCAGGATTATGTCAGAAAGGAGAGAGAGAAGGTACCTTGCAAGGAGTGAGAGTGGCGAGGAACTGTCCAAGAGTAAATCATTTACTCTTTGCAGACGAAACCATGTTCTTCTGTCAAACGTCAAAATCATGCTACACGAAGCTGAAAACCATCCTCTGGGAGTATGAGAAAGCCTCTGGACAGATGATCAATGCAGCTAAATCCTCGATCACCTTCTCTTCTAAAACTCCAGAGGAAATAAAGAGGAATGTCAAAGACCACTTAGGCATTAACAACGAAGGAGGCTCAGGTAAATACTTGGGGTTACCTGAACACTTTGGGAGGAAAAAGAAAGATCTCTTCACTAGCCTTGTTGATAGAATAAGGCAACGAGCACAAAGCTTATCCACGAGACGTCTCTCCAAAGCCGGAAAATTGACAATGCTGAAAGCAGTCCTTACTGCTGTTCCAACTTACTCCATGTCGTGTTTCGAGCTACTTGTCAGTCTATGTAAAAGAATCCAATCAGTCCTTACAAGATTTTGGTGGGATTCTCCCGATGGAAGTAGAAAAATGTGCTGGGTGGCTTGGGAAACCCTAACAAAACCAAAAGCAGGAGGTGGACTTGGCCTAAGGGACATACAACTATTCAATCAGGCATTACTAGCTAAACAGGCTTGGAGAATCCTAACCAAACCAGATAGTCTCTTGGCCCGCATTCTCCTAGGGAAATATTGTCACAAAAAACACTTCTTAGATGCTATGGTTCCAGCTACATGCTCTCATGGTTGGAGAAGCATCTTACATGGAAGGGACCTTCTAAAGGAGAACCTAGGGAAAGCTATAGGAAATGGGCAGACAACAAAACTCTGGAAAGATTCATGGATTTCTACAAAGAAACACATCAAACCATACGGGCCCATTCCGAAAGAAGCACTTGACCTGACAGTCTCTGATCTATTGACAACGGAAATGACCTGGAATAAAAGAAGGATCGAAGAACTCCTACCTCATGTTGCAATGGAGATACAACTGCTACAACCGAGCCTCTCCAAAACGGAAGATATATACATTTGGCAGCCTCTCCCTTCAGGTACATACTCAACGAGATCAGGATACTATGTGGCCTCGATGAGGAAGAACGATCAAAGACTACCAAACCAAGGACCTTTTGATTGGATAAAGGATGTCTGGTCCGCACCCTGCTCACCAAAGATGAGGATATTCATTTGGTCAGTGATCCAGAGAGCATTACCCTTTGGAGAACAATTACAACAAAGAGGAATCCGAGATGATGCGTTGTGCCATAAATGCAAAGGGATTGAATCAGCGATGCATACCTTCTTTCACTGTCCTTTCGCACAAAAGGTATGGAACATGATCCCTCTCAAACATGTAGTTCACCTAGCTACAGGGAGCAGCTTCCGAGACGCAATTGTGGCTTTTCGACAAGCAATCTGTCTCCCACCAACAGGAGTGTCAAATAACATCCTTCCATGGATCTGCTGGGCAATTTGGACGGCTCGAAACCTTGCAATCTTTGAGAACAGAACATTATCACCTATGGAAGTAGCAGCCAAAGGAATCAGGTTAGCTCGAGAATGGAATATGGCACAAGACAAAGATAAAGCTACAAACAACACTCTACCTCGCCTTCACAGGACACCGCGTGCTCCGATAGTGCCAGCGAAGCTAACGATCGGCAAATCAGATGCGGCTTTTGACAGTAGATTATATCGAGCAGGATTCGCATGGAATTTCACAGATTCAGCAGGAAGTATGATCAATCAAGGATCCAGGACTCAGGACTTCGTCGGATCTCCGTTAATAGCTGAAGCCCTCGCCCTTCGCTCTGCAATCCTCTCAGCGGTGAACAGTGAGTTTAAACACCTCAAGATGTTCTCTGACAATTCAACGCTCGTTCGAGCCATCAACAACGACACGCAGGTATCAGAAATCTTTGGTATCGTTAAGAATATCCAACAGATGACCTCTGCTTTCGTCGAGATATCGTTTTCTCATCTCCCTCGTTTACAAAACATTGATGCCGATCTTCTGGCAAAAAAGACTCTCCGTTTATCTCTGTAA
- the LOC106311016 gene encoding glutelin type-B 2-like isoform X2 codes for MELDLTPKLPKQVYGGDGGSYHAWCPEELPMLKEGNIGAAKLALEQQGFAVPRYSDSPKVAYVLQGSGTAGIVLPEKEEKVIAIKKGDSIALPFGVVTWWFNSEETDLVILFLGETHKAHKPGQFTDIYLTGSNGIFTGFSTEFVGRAWDLDENTV; via the exons ATGGAGCTTGATCTTACACCAAAGCTGCCAAAGCAAGTGTACGGAGGAGATGGAGGATCTTACCATGCATGGTGTCCAGAAGAGTTGCCGATGCTAAAAGAGGGTAACATTGGAGCAGCAAAGCTTGCTCTTGAGCAGCAGGGTTTCGCTGTTCCTCGTTACTCTGATTCCCCTAAGGTTGCCTACGTTCTTCAAG GATCTGGAACTGCTGGAATTGTCCTCCCTGAGAAGGAGGAGAAGGTGATCGCTATCAAGAAAGGTGACTCTATTGCTCTTCCCTTTGGTGTGGTCACATGGTGGTTCAACAGCGAGGAAACCGATCTTGTTATCCTCTTCCTCGGTGAAACCCACAAAGCTCACAAACCAGGACAGTTCACTGACATCTACCTCACCGGTTCAAACGGAATCTTCACTGGTTTCTCCACTGAGTTTGTAGGGAGAGCTTGGGATTTGGACGAGAATACTGTGTAG
- the LOC106311152 gene encoding non-specific lipid-transfer protein 2, giving the protein MCWNPIINMKFTGVVCIAFVIVLLSALAPTKAVFEEKVACIPTELMTCIPALQTGSQPSAECCGKLKEQESCLCGYIQNPLFSQYVTSENAHKVLATCGIPYPTC; this is encoded by the coding sequence ATGTGTTGGAACCCAATAATCAACATGAAGTTCACAGGAGTAGTATGCATCGCATTTGTGATAGTCCTTCTGTCGGCTTTAGCTCCGACCAAAGCAGTCTTTGAAGAGAAAGTGGCATGCATCCCGACAGAACTTATGACATGCATACCAGCATTACAAACCGGAAGTCAACCGTCCGCTGAATGCTGCGGAAAACTGAAAGAACAAGAGTCGTGTTTGTGTGGTTACATACAAAATCCATTGTTTTCTCAGTATGTTACATCTGAAAATGCTCACAAAGTTTTAGCGACTTGTGGTATCCCTTATCCTACTTGTTAA